In the Corynebacterium gerontici genome, one interval contains:
- a CDS encoding polyadenylate-specific 3'-exoribonuclease AS: protein MRYFYDTEFIEDGTTIELVSIGIVGEDGSEYYAVSTEANHHLANRWVRENVLAKLPNPSNKAWKSRDTIRREVLEFLTRVDQRPQLWAWVGAYDHVVLAQLWGDMRSMPKQLPHYTRELKQLWEMAGKPSLPGVPEGSHDALVDARHNLQKFRACVEALPMDAANVVRVGASKS, encoded by the coding sequence GTGCGATATTTCTACGACACCGAGTTCATTGAGGACGGAACCACCATTGAACTCGTTTCCATTGGCATCGTTGGAGAAGACGGCAGCGAGTACTACGCGGTCTCGACTGAGGCGAATCATCACCTGGCTAATCGTTGGGTTCGGGAAAACGTCTTAGCTAAATTGCCGAACCCTTCAAATAAGGCGTGGAAATCCCGCGACACGATTAGGCGTGAGGTGCTGGAGTTCTTGACCCGGGTGGATCAGCGTCCGCAGTTGTGGGCCTGGGTGGGAGCCTATGACCATGTCGTGCTTGCGCAACTGTGGGGCGATATGCGCTCGATGCCAAAACAACTGCCCCACTACACTCGCGAGCTGAAGCAGCTTTGGGAAATGGCCGGCAAGCCCTCATTACCAGGTGTGCCAGAGGGCAGCCATGACGCGTTGGTCGATGCGCGACATAACCTGCAAAAATTCCGGGCATGTGTGGAGGCTTTGCCCATGGATGCAGCCAATGTGGTGCGGGTGGGGGCGTCGAAAAGCTAG
- a CDS encoding glycosyltransferase 87 family protein, whose product MTQPQTLHQLQRSVSNPLIIGLACVVSLAWFLFWNLSPTLYAVPFGTLSVDEWFHYHIDFDVYREGAKAYLAGDNLYTRDYSVWGINLPFTYPPLAAIVFAPFTLVPVNTGGAILNLLSALLLWHVLFMVSKRILPSWSTKAQLGLATVVFPLMLVLEPVRETMSYAQVNIVLMWMVVLDTVPANKRLPRGLFVGLAAAIKLTPAVFGLYFLLKRDWRAAITSVVSGVAASALAFFMAPTSSKTYWLETLHDTGRIGVLAWPSNQSFKGVLYRAGQEASGVWLLFVIIGMLAIAYAMWRMIQQRNDVAAIMLNSAVALLCSPVSWSHHWVWFAPSLLVILVAVVRRKSWALGGGWFLSAFVAVSSPHWGMPRENGLENTWSLLQQFLGNAYVWVAVLWIVIAIFLPAKHEQVVFEQQRP is encoded by the coding sequence GTGACCCAGCCTCAAACCCTGCATCAACTTCAACGAAGTGTCAGCAATCCCCTTATCATCGGCCTCGCCTGTGTTGTGTCGTTGGCGTGGTTCCTTTTCTGGAATCTCTCCCCCACGCTGTACGCCGTTCCGTTTGGAACCCTCAGCGTGGATGAATGGTTCCACTACCACATCGATTTCGACGTCTACCGTGAAGGCGCCAAAGCCTACCTGGCTGGGGATAACCTTTACACCAGGGATTACTCCGTGTGGGGCATAAATTTGCCCTTCACCTATCCCCCGCTAGCGGCCATCGTATTCGCCCCTTTTACGTTGGTGCCCGTGAACACCGGCGGCGCGATCCTCAATCTCCTTAGCGCGTTGCTGCTGTGGCACGTGCTGTTCATGGTGAGCAAGCGAATCCTTCCCTCGTGGAGCACCAAGGCCCAACTCGGTTTGGCAACGGTCGTGTTCCCCTTGATGCTCGTGCTCGAACCGGTGCGTGAGACCATGAGCTACGCCCAGGTCAACATCGTTTTGATGTGGATGGTGGTCTTAGACACCGTTCCCGCGAACAAACGTCTCCCGCGCGGGCTCTTCGTTGGCCTCGCCGCAGCGATCAAGCTTACCCCCGCAGTCTTCGGTCTGTATTTCCTACTCAAGCGAGATTGGCGCGCTGCAATCACCTCGGTAGTCAGCGGTGTGGCAGCCAGCGCACTCGCCTTCTTCATGGCACCAACAAGCTCAAAAACCTATTGGCTTGAAACGCTGCACGACACCGGACGCATCGGTGTACTGGCATGGCCAAGCAACCAGTCTTTCAAGGGCGTGCTCTACCGCGCCGGACAGGAAGCTTCTGGTGTCTGGCTGCTGTTCGTGATCATCGGCATGCTCGCCATTGCTTATGCGATGTGGAGGATGATTCAACAGCGCAATGACGTCGCTGCCATCATGCTCAACTCTGCAGTGGCTCTGCTGTGCTCTCCCGTGTCCTGGTCACACCACTGGGTGTGGTTCGCACCTTCGCTGTTGGTGATCCTCGTGGCAGTAGTGCGCAGAAAAAGCTGGGCACTTGGAGGGGGATGGTTCCTCAGCGCCTTCGTCGCAGTCAGCTCACCGCATTGGGGAATGCCTCGAGAAAACGGCCTGGAGAATACTTGGTCGCTGCTTCAGCAGTTCCTGGGCAATGCTTATGTTTGGGTGGCAGTGTTGTGGATCGTCATCGCCATCTTCCTGCCCGCGAAACACGAACAGGTTGTCTTTGAACAACAACGCCCCTAG
- a CDS encoding acyltransferase family protein, which translates to MSQTLKPRMAWPDVAKGLSILGVVLLHITLAVPEGDKTFAAEANELIAPLRMPLFFLVSGFFSLKVLGYRCYELFTKRIWFLAVPYVIWAPIEIWLKHLEWHVFLDKPMPDREYLVESVVESSNMYWFLHSLVLFTVVLWACKFVPPWARWLIFGLILFAAPLLPYPPLMAKVATYLPCFLFGAFARPWITRFAEQAFKPWALVLGLMSYFGARELLMILAGTEDPYVAQVMSTVATLLHLPGGIILVVGLAKIPLLGEMLQRIGRHTLIIYISHPIALTVIFGYYFRYRDGGIGLDATGLMGHTNTWILLCIPVTVFGAFAFQFLSKVPVIGWTIFPPHIDHLVAPIARRWHPGDAPRAGTPDARQAGAQGQPSSVGSGN; encoded by the coding sequence GTGTCTCAAACGCTGAAGCCGCGAATGGCCTGGCCAGACGTGGCAAAGGGACTCTCTATCTTGGGGGTTGTGCTGCTGCACATCACGCTGGCGGTTCCTGAAGGGGACAAGACTTTTGCAGCTGAAGCGAATGAGCTCATCGCACCGCTGCGCATGCCACTGTTCTTCCTCGTCAGTGGGTTCTTTTCGCTGAAGGTACTGGGCTACCGCTGTTATGAGCTTTTCACCAAGAGGATTTGGTTTCTTGCAGTCCCGTATGTGATTTGGGCTCCGATTGAAATTTGGTTGAAACACCTGGAATGGCACGTCTTTCTAGACAAACCGATGCCCGACCGAGAGTATTTGGTTGAGTCGGTTGTGGAATCCAGCAATATGTACTGGTTCTTGCATTCCCTCGTACTGTTCACTGTGGTGCTATGGGCATGCAAATTTGTGCCACCTTGGGCTCGATGGTTGATCTTCGGTCTAATACTGTTTGCCGCCCCATTGTTGCCTTATCCACCACTGATGGCCAAGGTTGCCACGTACTTGCCCTGCTTCCTCTTCGGCGCTTTTGCCCGCCCGTGGATTACTCGATTTGCAGAACAAGCGTTTAAGCCTTGGGCATTGGTATTGGGGCTGATGAGCTATTTCGGCGCCCGTGAGTTGCTTATGATCCTCGCGGGAACTGAAGACCCATATGTGGCCCAGGTGATGAGCACCGTGGCGACGTTGCTGCATCTTCCTGGTGGCATCATATTGGTGGTTGGTTTGGCAAAGATCCCGCTGCTCGGTGAAATGTTGCAGCGCATCGGCCGTCACACGTTGATCATTTACATTAGTCACCCCATCGCCTTGACGGTGATATTTGGGTACTACTTCCGCTATCGAGACGGCGGCATTGGGCTTGATGCCACAGGTTTGATGGGCCACACCAATACGTGGATCCTGCTTTGTATTCCAGTGACTGTGTTCGGCGCATTCGCTTTCCAATTCTTGAGCAAGGTGCCCGTCATCGGTTGGACGATTTTCCCACCGCACATCGACCACCTCGTAGCCCCGATCGCGAGGCGCTGGCATCCAGGCGACGCTCCCCGGGCGGGCACACCAGACGCTCGCCAGGCGGGGGCACAAGGGCAGCCTTCATCCGTGGGAAGTGGCAACTAG
- a CDS encoding lysophospholipid acyltransferase family protein, whose protein sequence is MPNKWYWAFKYVLVGPLLRVWNRPEVEHLERIPDKGAAILPSNHQAVMDSFYFPLVCKRQLTFPAKSEYFTNTSFVGKLQKWFFTSVGQVPIERGSADAGDQLLEAATEVLEREDLFGIYPEGTRSPDGRVYKGKTGMARIALQTGVQVIPVAMIGTRKANPIGSWIPRPAKVRMRIGEPIDPRAFVLEQGLDPESYEATRYLTDHVMHTLADLAGEEYVDVYAADVKAALEAGRGYPEGV, encoded by the coding sequence ATTCCGAACAAGTGGTACTGGGCATTCAAGTACGTCCTTGTTGGTCCACTGCTTCGAGTCTGGAATCGCCCCGAGGTGGAACATTTAGAAAGGATTCCGGATAAGGGTGCTGCTATTTTGCCGTCGAATCATCAGGCGGTGATGGATTCCTTCTACTTCCCCCTGGTGTGCAAGCGCCAACTTACTTTTCCAGCAAAAAGCGAGTATTTCACGAACACCTCTTTCGTGGGCAAGCTGCAAAAGTGGTTTTTCACCTCCGTTGGTCAAGTGCCGATCGAACGCGGATCTGCTGATGCTGGCGATCAACTGCTAGAGGCCGCGACGGAGGTGCTCGAAAGGGAGGATTTGTTCGGGATCTATCCCGAAGGCACGCGATCCCCGGACGGACGAGTCTACAAAGGTAAAACGGGCATGGCTCGCATCGCGCTGCAAACAGGTGTGCAGGTTATTCCAGTTGCCATGATTGGTACGCGGAAGGCGAATCCAATAGGTTCTTGGATCCCGCGGCCAGCTAAGGTGCGCATGCGGATTGGTGAGCCAATTGATCCTCGGGCGTTTGTTCTTGAGCAGGGCCTTGACCCTGAAAGCTATGAGGCAACCCGCTACCTAACCGATCATGTTATGCACACTTTGGCGGATCTCGCTGGTGAGGAATACGTCGATGTCTATGCCGCCGACGTCAAAGCGGCTTTAGAGGCCGGCAGAGGATATCCCGAAGGCGTATAA
- a CDS encoding ROK family protein produces the protein MPHSVQEHPVTVGFDIGGTNLRAAVVRDGAIIDRRSVDTPKDPNTLQQSIVELVDELRESYQVNGVGLAIAGFLDPTCEIVRFAPHLPWRDRNVRAELSEALKLPVRLEHDANSAAWGEYRYGAAKDVDNWVLFAVGTGIGATLMNGGEIYRGAFGTAPEFGHLCVVPDGRPCPCGKRGCLERYCSGTALVQTAHEMLDAQPHRPSVLRETEDFSGKAVMDAARAGDELALAVFEDFGTWLGKALSIVADVLDPGLIVIGGGVASACDLYMDRAKAALAESIVGAGHRPLPDARCASLGGDAGMIGVADLALRSVEPQAG, from the coding sequence ATGCCGCACTCAGTGCAGGAACACCCCGTCACCGTTGGATTTGATATCGGTGGAACGAACCTGCGGGCGGCGGTGGTTCGAGATGGCGCGATTATTGATCGTCGATCAGTAGACACACCTAAAGATCCAAACACGCTGCAGCAAAGCATCGTTGAGTTGGTGGATGAACTGCGCGAAAGTTATCAGGTAAACGGCGTAGGTCTTGCCATTGCGGGGTTTCTAGACCCCACTTGTGAGATCGTGCGCTTTGCTCCTCATCTGCCGTGGCGCGACCGCAACGTTCGAGCGGAACTTAGCGAAGCGCTCAAGTTGCCCGTGCGCTTGGAACACGATGCCAACTCCGCCGCCTGGGGGGAATACCGTTACGGGGCAGCGAAGGACGTGGACAATTGGGTGCTCTTCGCCGTTGGCACCGGCATTGGTGCCACCCTCATGAATGGGGGAGAGATCTATCGTGGCGCGTTCGGTACAGCGCCCGAATTTGGACACCTCTGTGTTGTTCCAGACGGACGGCCGTGCCCATGCGGTAAACGTGGATGCCTTGAGCGTTACTGCTCCGGTACAGCGTTGGTGCAAACCGCACACGAGATGCTCGACGCACAGCCACACAGACCATCAGTGCTGCGAGAAACAGAGGACTTTAGCGGAAAAGCAGTGATGGATGCAGCGCGCGCAGGAGACGAACTCGCGCTTGCTGTATTTGAGGACTTTGGAACATGGTTGGGCAAGGCGCTGTCGATTGTGGCAGACGTGCTCGATCCTGGGCTCATCGTTATCGGCGGCGGAGTCGCTAGCGCCTGTGACTTATATATGGATCGGGCCAAGGCTGCCCTCGCGGAGTCCATTGTGGGGGCTGGTCATCGGCCTTTGCCGGATGCGCGGTGTGCAAGCTTGGGAGGCGATGCGGGCATGATCGGAGTGGCGGATCTGGCGTTGCGAAGTGTGGAGCCTCAGGCGGGCTAA
- a CDS encoding glycosyltransferase family 4 protein → MPRVLLVTNDFPPTIGGIQSYLRDFLAQLPPRDVVVFASTQNADEAKVYDDSLDMKVYRWQRRVMLPSVPVARRMQEIIRREHIDVVWFGAAAPLALLAPAARRAGASRIVASTHGHEVGWAMLPIARQLLRRIGNHCDVITYISQYTLGRIRGAIGARPEYVRLPSGVDIHRFHPAADQQGVRSQLGWSNDLVVLCTSRLVARKGQDSLMQVWPQVKEEFPNARLVIVGSGPYQSRLRAMRASMGSVARSVSMPGRVSEHTMEKMLQAADVFAMPCRTRGYGLDVEGLGIVFLEAQASGLPVVAGDSGGAPETVPTDVGVVVSGKDLEQLANALRKMLADGGRRKACGAAGRRHVEQAWTWEIMGAKLRSVLGFG, encoded by the coding sequence GTGCCTCGGGTTCTACTGGTCACCAACGATTTCCCTCCAACTATCGGAGGGATTCAGTCCTACCTCAGGGACTTCCTAGCGCAATTACCACCGCGAGATGTCGTGGTATTTGCCTCTACCCAAAACGCAGATGAGGCAAAGGTCTACGACGATTCCCTGGATATGAAGGTCTACCGCTGGCAGCGGCGCGTGATGCTGCCTTCCGTTCCAGTGGCTCGACGGATGCAGGAAATTATCCGGCGTGAGCATATTGACGTGGTGTGGTTCGGCGCTGCTGCTCCGCTTGCACTGCTGGCTCCCGCTGCGCGCAGGGCGGGGGCTTCGCGGATTGTCGCCTCGACGCATGGTCACGAGGTTGGTTGGGCCATGTTGCCGATCGCGCGGCAACTGCTGCGCAGAATCGGCAATCACTGTGACGTGATCACTTATATCTCCCAATACACGCTCGGAAGAATCCGAGGAGCCATAGGCGCCCGGCCCGAGTACGTTCGCTTGCCATCCGGCGTAGACATTCACAGGTTCCACCCTGCTGCCGATCAGCAGGGTGTGAGAAGCCAATTGGGATGGAGCAATGATCTGGTGGTGCTGTGCACCTCGCGCCTGGTGGCGCGTAAGGGGCAGGACTCTCTGATGCAGGTGTGGCCTCAGGTCAAAGAAGAATTTCCCAACGCCCGCCTGGTGATCGTCGGCAGCGGCCCGTATCAATCGCGCTTGCGTGCCATGAGAGCCTCCATGGGCTCAGTGGCGCGCAGCGTGAGCATGCCCGGTCGCGTTTCTGAACATACGATGGAGAAGATGCTGCAAGCTGCCGACGTCTTTGCCATGCCGTGCCGCACTCGAGGTTACGGTTTGGACGTTGAAGGACTAGGCATCGTGTTCCTAGAAGCGCAGGCAAGCGGGCTGCCCGTCGTCGCCGGAGACTCCGGCGGAGCCCCGGAAACCGTGCCAACTGACGTTGGTGTGGTTGTATCAGGGAAAGATCTGGAACAGCTTGCCAATGCGTTGCGCAAGATGTTGGCGGACGGGGGACGTCGAAAAGCGTGTGGAGCGGCTGGACGACGCCACGTTGAGCAAGCCTGGACGTGGGAGATTATGGGAGCCAAACTTCGCTCGGTGCTGGGGTTTGGGTAA
- a CDS encoding NlpC/P60 family protein: MTPTVHADEVDALIAQMDQISHDTNAKNEEVKQLQNELDAGNQKLDDLQRQAQVATDEANAALAQEQGLRSEVNRLAGAKYRGATIDPITNALGADSPQYAIDRAAYMGTLTRNAKQSLQDLHSVTEVAAEKRSEAKRTIAEVSFEQNELKRQQADLKKQQEELEARTQEVLDRVNGLSADQRARWIAKNGPVDVDPVVFSSVASEAVQAALSKLGAPYEWGAAGPDAFDCSGLVVWAYQQQGKQLPRTSQAQMAGGTPVSRGELQPGDVVGYYPGATHVGIYIGDGKLVHASDYGIPVQVVPVDSMPIYGARRY; the protein is encoded by the coding sequence ATGACGCCGACCGTTCACGCTGATGAAGTTGATGCTCTGATTGCACAGATGGATCAGATTTCGCACGACACCAACGCGAAGAATGAAGAAGTCAAGCAACTGCAAAACGAGCTAGATGCCGGAAATCAAAAGCTGGATGACTTGCAAAGGCAGGCGCAGGTTGCCACTGATGAGGCGAATGCAGCTTTAGCCCAGGAACAAGGTTTGCGTTCTGAGGTCAATCGTCTTGCAGGAGCAAAGTATCGTGGTGCCACCATTGATCCAATCACGAACGCTCTGGGTGCCGATTCGCCTCAATACGCAATTGACCGGGCCGCCTATATGGGTACGTTGACGCGGAATGCGAAGCAGTCCCTCCAGGATTTGCATTCAGTCACCGAAGTTGCTGCGGAGAAACGTAGCGAGGCGAAGCGAACCATCGCTGAAGTGAGCTTCGAGCAAAACGAACTGAAGCGCCAACAGGCCGATCTGAAGAAGCAGCAAGAAGAGCTCGAGGCTCGTACTCAAGAGGTGCTCGATCGGGTGAATGGTCTTTCAGCGGATCAGCGCGCCCGTTGGATCGCGAAAAACGGTCCAGTTGATGTTGATCCGGTGGTCTTTTCTTCAGTCGCGTCTGAAGCAGTGCAGGCAGCACTGAGCAAGCTGGGCGCACCGTATGAATGGGGTGCGGCCGGTCCTGATGCTTTCGATTGTTCTGGACTGGTGGTGTGGGCTTACCAGCAGCAAGGAAAGCAACTGCCACGCACATCGCAGGCACAGATGGCCGGTGGGACGCCGGTCAGCAGGGGAGAGCTTCAACCGGGAGACGTCGTTGGTTACTACCCGGGAGCCACGCATGTAGGCATTTACATTGGTGATGGCAAGCTCGTTCACGCCTCCGACTATGGAATTCCTGTGCAGGTAGTACCGGTTGACTCCATGCCGATCTACGGGGCACGTCGATACTAA
- a CDS encoding C40 family peptidase: MAKHRRNKQTARNAAVASAAVVGAAVALTPAAQALEVNVPLTGQSVDVPGADLLNVGAVSGGTSQVPFIGQGQDFGLGVLQTAAPASPLSSEGQKIVDAARSKIGAPYVWGAAGPDAFDCSGLTSWAYKQVGKSIPRTSYDQAAGGRQVSRDQLQPGDIIAFYSGASHVGIYTGHGTVIHALNEGTPLSESSIDSMPYHSAVRF, encoded by the coding sequence GTGGCTAAGCACCGTCGCAACAAGCAGACCGCCCGCAACGCAGCTGTAGCATCCGCTGCAGTAGTAGGCGCAGCTGTCGCCCTGACTCCCGCCGCCCAAGCCCTGGAGGTAAATGTACCGCTCACCGGTCAGTCCGTTGACGTGCCAGGAGCTGATCTCCTCAACGTTGGCGCAGTTTCCGGCGGTACCTCTCAGGTGCCTTTCATTGGCCAGGGTCAGGATTTTGGCCTGGGTGTCCTGCAAACCGCAGCCCCTGCCTCCCCGTTGTCTTCCGAGGGGCAGAAGATCGTGGATGCAGCTCGTTCAAAGATCGGCGCTCCCTACGTCTGGGGTGCTGCAGGTCCGGACGCTTTCGATTGCTCCGGTCTGACCTCTTGGGCGTACAAGCAGGTAGGAAAGAGCATCCCGCGCACTTCCTACGATCAGGCTGCAGGCGGACGTCAGGTTTCCCGTGACCAGCTCCAGCCCGGCGATATTATCGCTTTCTACTCCGGCGCTTCCCACGTGGGCATCTATACCGGGCACGGCACCGTGATCCACGCGCTGAACGAGGGCACCCCCCTTTCTGAATCCTCCATCGATTCCATGCCTTACCACAGCGCCGTGCGCTTCTAA